The following proteins are co-located in the Polystyrenella longa genome:
- a CDS encoding sugar phosphate isomerase/epimerase family protein, whose translation MSIQGPAVFLAQFVRDEAPFDNIKTLGPWFAEMGYKGIQIPTGNDNMIEIDKAVESSTYCDEYLGMLKDMGLVPTELSGHLQGQVLAMHPAYAKMFEVFHPPGLSMTEVSSWATAELKKLIEVSAKLGTKSIPAMSGGFAWHMVYPWPQRPEGVIEEAFSELAKRWLPIFDHAEEHGVTITFELHPGSDVYDGATFEMLLDQVKGHPACCINYDPSHFVLQQLDYLDFIRLYGDRIKAFHVKDAEFRPSGRVGVYSGYQSWDKRAGRFRSLGDGQVDFKQVFTLLTEAGYDGWAVLEWECCIKDPEQGAREGAPFIADHIIKKTPYTFDDFAGGATDTKRNREILGLD comes from the coding sequence ATGAGTATTCAAGGTCCTGCGGTTTTTCTCGCTCAGTTTGTCCGGGACGAAGCCCCGTTCGACAATATAAAAACCCTCGGTCCCTGGTTTGCCGAAATGGGTTACAAAGGGATTCAGATCCCCACCGGCAACGACAACATGATCGAGATCGACAAGGCAGTCGAATCGTCAACTTACTGTGACGAATACCTCGGAATGTTGAAGGACATGGGGCTGGTACCGACCGAGTTATCTGGCCACCTGCAGGGGCAGGTCCTGGCGATGCATCCCGCTTACGCCAAGATGTTCGAAGTATTTCATCCTCCTGGTCTAAGCATGACCGAAGTCAGCAGTTGGGCGACGGCGGAACTCAAAAAGCTGATCGAAGTCTCCGCCAAACTGGGGACCAAGTCGATCCCCGCAATGTCGGGCGGCTTCGCCTGGCATATGGTTTACCCCTGGCCGCAGCGTCCTGAGGGTGTCATCGAGGAAGCCTTCAGCGAATTGGCCAAACGCTGGTTGCCCATCTTTGACCATGCCGAAGAACATGGAGTAACCATCACATTCGAACTTCATCCCGGTTCGGATGTTTACGACGGAGCAACATTCGAGATGCTGCTCGACCAAGTCAAAGGACACCCCGCATGCTGCATCAACTACGACCCTAGTCACTTCGTGTTGCAACAGCTCGATTACCTCGACTTCATTCGTCTCTACGGAGATCGCATCAAAGCATTCCATGTGAAGGATGCGGAATTCCGACCGAGCGGTCGCGTTGGTGTTTACAGCGGATACCAGTCCTGGGACAAACGGGCGGGACGATTCCGATCTCTCGGTGACGGTCAAGTTGATTTCAAACAGGTCTTCACTCTCCTAACCGAAGCTGGCTACGATGGATGGGCCGTGCTGGAATGGGAATGCTGTATTAAAGATCCAGAGCAGGGGGCTCGCGAAGGAGCACCCTTTATTGCGGATCACATCATCAAGAAGACTCCGTATACATTCGACGATTTCGCCGGCGGTGCCACCGACACCAAACGAAACCGGGAAATCCTCGGTTTGGACTAA
- a CDS encoding coiled-coil domain-containing protein, whose product MVSESRSGMSFQTLAIFILVVVVLLFILLVVVFNLIELRQDNTRLITARDEVTTILTDSSEELETLRQQSKTLTEAQTTLKAQLEEAALHQAKTSTDAETAAAKLTEENQELAKQLDVITKAKQVVETELQTIQATTGKQTAEQTKLLKTQQDKIATLTTSLTEAQQQMQTLQKELAAEKAQLEQTAKLAKEAEKKVVEELKLAQTSLEQTQQMQDQLTDARDKSMVLAEELKAKVATVSTELQKSAEQLSEVSAANKNLKTELEQLKTELAEAKKNPPATPKEELQKIIAAEIKAGNTGTAKEFQSMQSTLQALQEQLKAIQSSLQPAPETGADPKQETVEAKEEPAPQ is encoded by the coding sequence ATGGTTTCCGAGTCTCGTTCCGGAATGAGTTTTCAGACGTTGGCGATTTTTATCCTTGTCGTCGTGGTACTGCTTTTCATCCTGCTAGTTGTCGTGTTTAACCTGATTGAGCTACGTCAGGATAATACCCGTCTAATAACCGCCAGAGATGAAGTGACGACGATATTGACCGACTCATCTGAAGAGCTGGAAACTCTTCGTCAACAAAGCAAAACGTTGACGGAAGCCCAAACGACTCTGAAAGCACAGCTTGAAGAGGCGGCTCTCCATCAGGCAAAAACTTCGACCGATGCGGAAACAGCTGCAGCGAAGTTGACGGAAGAGAATCAGGAACTTGCAAAGCAGTTGGATGTGATTACCAAAGCAAAACAGGTAGTAGAAACCGAACTGCAAACGATTCAGGCAACCACCGGAAAGCAAACGGCGGAGCAGACTAAACTTCTGAAAACACAACAGGATAAAATCGCCACCTTGACCACTTCATTGACGGAAGCTCAACAGCAGATGCAAACGCTGCAGAAGGAATTGGCGGCAGAGAAAGCTCAGTTGGAGCAAACTGCGAAACTGGCGAAAGAGGCTGAGAAGAAAGTGGTCGAAGAACTGAAACTCGCACAGACTTCGCTCGAACAAACGCAGCAGATGCAGGATCAGTTGACGGATGCTCGCGACAAATCGATGGTGTTGGCAGAAGAGCTAAAAGCTAAAGTCGCAACTGTTTCGACAGAGCTTCAGAAATCGGCGGAACAACTTAGCGAAGTGAGTGCTGCCAACAAAAATCTGAAGACGGAGTTGGAGCAACTGAAAACCGAATTGGCCGAGGCGAAGAAGAATCCTCCCGCGACACCGAAGGAAGAGCTGCAGAAAATTATCGCTGCTGAAATTAAGGCAGGAAACACGGGAACGGCGAAAGAGTTCCAGTCGATGCAGTCGACCTTGCAGGCCCTGCAGGAGCAGTTGAAGGCCATTCAATCGAGTCTTCAACCGGCCCCTGAAACCGGAGCCGATCCCAAACAAGAGACTGTCGAAGCTAAAGAAGAACCTGCCCCTCAGTAG
- a CDS encoding SDR family oxidoreductase encodes MSLSGKTALVVGGGTGIGRAVVFALAGEGAKVIVAGRREEPLQEVVALNKGSGEVLIRTADLADRQGTFDLVNWAQEQLGQIDIVVNSAGLNVTQRSMAELSPEDWDLMLNVNATGAFNLMHAVLPEMRKRGDGLIVNISSVAGIRASTLGGVGYSASKFAMAALGLTAALEDGHKGIRISNIYPGEVETPILDKRPVPVSAEHRARILQPEDVAAAVLLLCQLPARAHIPELTIKPTSQDFA; translated from the coding sequence ATGTCATTATCAGGCAAGACCGCGCTCGTCGTTGGTGGCGGTACAGGAATTGGGCGGGCAGTCGTGTTCGCACTCGCCGGGGAAGGGGCCAAAGTCATTGTCGCAGGCCGTCGTGAGGAACCTCTGCAGGAAGTCGTCGCTTTAAATAAAGGGTCGGGCGAAGTTCTCATACGGACTGCCGACCTGGCTGACCGCCAAGGCACCTTCGATCTTGTTAACTGGGCTCAGGAACAGTTGGGACAGATTGACATCGTCGTTAATAGCGCCGGTTTGAATGTCACACAACGGTCGATGGCAGAACTGTCACCCGAAGACTGGGACTTGATGCTCAACGTCAATGCGACCGGTGCCTTCAACCTGATGCACGCCGTTCTGCCCGAAATGCGAAAACGAGGAGATGGCCTAATTGTAAATATCTCCTCTGTCGCTGGAATCCGCGCGAGCACGCTGGGAGGAGTTGGTTACAGCGCTTCCAAGTTTGCGATGGCAGCTCTCGGATTGACGGCCGCTCTGGAAGATGGACACAAAGGGATTCGCATCAGTAATATTTACCCGGGTGAAGTGGAAACACCTATTCTCGACAAACGACCTGTTCCAGTTTCTGCAGAACATCGGGCCCGTATTCTGCAACCGGAAGATGTCGCCGCCGCTGTCCTACTGTTATGCCAGTTACCAGCACGAGCACACATTCCTGAACTGACCATCAAACCAACGTCGCAGGACTTTGCCTGA
- a CDS encoding outer membrane protein assembly factor BamB family protein has translation MLTSFKHRTHQASVLAICLIVGLATPSLAENWPQWRGPTGLSLSSETNLPIEWSESNHITAKIPLPISGSSTPAVWNDSIFVTVEDEGILQLIKIDRATNDIAWSLKVGEGTANRKQEGGSSRSPKYHNLHNMASPSPITDGEIVVVHFGNGDLAAYDFEGEQLWKLNLPEDYGNYSIWWGHANSPILYEDLVISVCIQDSLADIQDEPVESYIVAHDRLTGKEVWYTPRMTEANAEECDAYTTPIIRSTPSGDQLVVMGGNQLDAYDPHTGEQKWKLPGLVGGRTITGPTLADGLVYATVGMRGEIKAVRPEKLDEGIDAAVVWSYRNNTPDTCCPVVIDKLLFMVSDNGIASCLNSQTGELHWRERLGGDFKASPVYADGHIYFLNKAGECTVVDAAAEFRKISVNQLDDEFIASPAISDGQILVRGKQALYVIESKP, from the coding sequence ATGCTGACCTCATTTAAACATCGGACTCATCAGGCTTCTGTGCTGGCAATCTGTCTGATTGTTGGACTCGCTACGCCGTCGCTGGCCGAAAACTGGCCGCAGTGGCGCGGACCAACAGGACTGTCACTCTCTTCGGAAACGAATCTTCCCATTGAATGGTCCGAATCAAATCACATCACAGCAAAGATTCCATTGCCGATTTCTGGATCGAGCACGCCCGCCGTTTGGAACGACTCCATCTTTGTAACTGTAGAAGATGAGGGAATTTTACAACTGATCAAGATCGACCGGGCCACAAACGACATTGCCTGGTCGCTTAAAGTCGGTGAAGGAACGGCCAATCGGAAACAGGAAGGAGGCTCCAGCCGGTCACCTAAATATCACAACCTGCACAATATGGCATCCCCTTCGCCTATTACCGATGGCGAGATTGTCGTCGTGCACTTCGGAAACGGAGATCTGGCCGCGTACGACTTCGAAGGTGAACAATTGTGGAAGCTCAATCTGCCTGAAGACTATGGCAACTATTCAATCTGGTGGGGACATGCCAACAGCCCGATATTGTATGAAGACTTGGTTATCTCGGTTTGCATTCAAGATTCACTAGCCGATATTCAGGACGAACCAGTGGAGTCCTACATCGTCGCTCACGATCGACTGACAGGCAAGGAAGTCTGGTACACCCCCCGCATGACTGAAGCCAATGCAGAAGAGTGCGATGCCTACACGACGCCCATCATTCGCAGTACCCCCTCCGGCGATCAACTGGTCGTGATGGGAGGCAATCAGCTGGACGCCTATGACCCACACACTGGCGAACAGAAATGGAAACTCCCCGGACTCGTAGGCGGACGAACGATTACGGGACCCACTCTGGCGGACGGACTTGTTTACGCCACTGTCGGCATGCGTGGCGAAATAAAAGCGGTTCGGCCTGAAAAGTTGGACGAAGGGATCGATGCCGCCGTAGTCTGGTCCTACCGCAATAACACTCCTGATACGTGCTGCCCGGTGGTGATCGACAAACTCCTATTCATGGTGAGCGATAATGGAATCGCCAGTTGTCTCAACAGCCAGACAGGAGAGTTACATTGGCGCGAACGCTTGGGCGGGGACTTTAAAGCCTCGCCTGTTTACGCCGATGGACATATCTATTTCCTCAACAAAGCAGGCGAATGCACCGTCGTCGATGCGGCAGCCGAATTCCGAAAAATCAGCGTCAATCAACTCGACGACGAGTTCATCGCCAGCCCGGCGATCTCCGATGGTCAAATTCTGGTGCGAGGAAAACAGGCTCTGTATGTGATTGAATCGAAGCCTTAA
- a CDS encoding VOC family protein has product MANEIKEVFPYLRVKDAQAAIQFYVDAFGAKVDFVLSEPGGRVGHAELLFGSRTIMISDEYPEHGILGPQSTRGTGASVHLHVDDVDAMTDKAVVAGATLNMAPQDQFYGERAAKVTDPFGHEWLLGSHIEDVSREEMQRRFTEFCEQNKNNGN; this is encoded by the coding sequence ATGGCAAACGAGATCAAAGAAGTGTTTCCCTACTTGCGCGTGAAAGATGCTCAAGCCGCCATTCAGTTTTACGTTGATGCCTTCGGTGCCAAAGTTGACTTTGTCCTGTCAGAACCAGGGGGGCGGGTAGGGCACGCCGAACTTTTATTTGGCTCCAGAACAATCATGATCTCGGATGAATACCCCGAGCACGGCATTCTCGGTCCGCAGTCAACGCGTGGAACTGGTGCTTCAGTGCACCTGCATGTGGACGATGTCGACGCGATGACGGACAAAGCAGTCGTTGCCGGAGCAACCCTCAACATGGCTCCCCAAGACCAATTCTATGGCGAGCGGGCGGCAAAAGTCACAGACCCGTTTGGCCACGAGTGGTTACTCGGTTCCCACATCGAAGACGTTTCCCGCGAAGAGATGCAGCGACGTTTCACCGAGTTCTGTGAACAGAACAAAAATAACGGAAACTGA
- a CDS encoding FKBP-type peptidyl-prolyl cis-trans isomerase: MRLFKLAVPLCAVGLIYAISCPLAIAQTKVEELKTLEDKAAYGIGYSIGKNLAEGGMTFDLTMFAKGVKDAFDKAEPPISETEIREAVTTYQVQKIEMAAEENKKAGEAFLAKNAKRKEVTTTESGLQYEVLKKGAGESPKATDKVKVHYHGTLTDGTVFDSSVDRGEPISFPLDGVIQGWTEGVQLMNVGSKFKFVIPGDLAYGENPRPGGPIGPNETLVFEVELLGIGE, from the coding sequence ATGCGTTTATTTAAATTGGCGGTTCCTCTGTGTGCAGTTGGTCTGATCTATGCGATCAGTTGCCCACTTGCTATCGCCCAAACCAAGGTTGAAGAATTGAAGACACTCGAAGACAAAGCCGCCTACGGAATCGGATACAGTATTGGAAAGAATCTGGCCGAGGGGGGAATGACTTTTGACCTCACCATGTTTGCCAAAGGGGTTAAAGATGCGTTCGATAAAGCCGAACCACCTATTTCCGAAACCGAAATCCGCGAAGCCGTAACCACCTATCAGGTTCAGAAAATCGAGATGGCTGCTGAAGAAAACAAAAAAGCAGGGGAAGCGTTTCTCGCTAAAAATGCGAAACGCAAAGAAGTCACGACTACTGAAAGTGGCCTGCAGTACGAAGTGCTGAAAAAAGGTGCAGGTGAGAGCCCTAAAGCGACTGACAAAGTCAAAGTGCATTATCACGGAACACTGACCGACGGTACTGTCTTCGATAGTTCAGTTGATCGCGGCGAACCAATTTCCTTCCCACTGGATGGCGTCATTCAAGGCTGGACCGAAGGTGTTCAACTGATGAACGTCGGCTCCAAATTCAAATTCGTCATTCCTGGCGATCTGGCCTACGGCGAAAATCCTCGGCCCGGTGGACCAATCGGTCCTAATGAAACATTGGTCTTCGAAGTCGAACTGCTCGGCATCGGCGAATAA
- a CDS encoding class I SAM-dependent methyltransferase has product MVHHREFFRQFRSQFETTGAIAPSSRFLAKAITGPLLQKQREAGEKPLRVLEVGPGTGAFTRFIVRQLRPQDQFDLVEINENFANVLESSFETDPHWNAVSSQSQLHRSPLQDFECDAPYDVIISGLPLNNFSPDLVASIFEQYWRLLKPTGSLSYFEYMYIRSAKKKLSVKAERERLHRLDEIIAPFLKSQRFKRSWVFMNVPPAWVQHLTAPAEILAPSPTQETES; this is encoded by the coding sequence TTGGTCCATCATCGTGAGTTCTTTCGGCAGTTCCGCAGTCAATTCGAAACGACCGGCGCGATTGCCCCCAGCAGCCGATTCCTTGCGAAAGCGATTACGGGCCCGTTGCTCCAAAAGCAACGTGAAGCGGGAGAAAAACCACTGCGGGTCCTCGAAGTGGGACCGGGTACAGGAGCATTCACCCGCTTCATCGTGCGGCAGTTGCGTCCTCAGGATCAATTTGATCTGGTGGAAATCAACGAGAACTTCGCCAACGTGCTGGAAAGTTCCTTCGAAACAGATCCTCACTGGAACGCTGTCTCCAGCCAGAGCCAGTTACATCGCAGCCCTCTGCAGGACTTCGAATGCGATGCCCCGTATGACGTAATCATTTCCGGGTTGCCGCTGAATAACTTTTCGCCCGACCTGGTCGCCTCCATTTTTGAACAATACTGGCGATTATTGAAACCAACCGGTTCTCTTTCTTACTTCGAGTACATGTATATCCGCTCGGCCAAGAAGAAACTTTCAGTCAAAGCGGAGCGCGAACGATTGCATCGCCTCGATGAAATCATCGCTCCGTTTCTGAAATCGCAGCGGTTCAAACGAAGCTGGGTGTTTATGAATGTTCCCCCCGCTTGGGTCCAGCACTTGACCGCTCCGGCTGAGATTTTGGCACCGTCACCAACCCAGGAAACTGAGTCGTAA
- a CDS encoding amidase has protein sequence MPNLFPTPGETITGLQPDLKSGTTTPYTVTVNALDRIMRDEMEVQALVRMFEPEALALSSEQTVALQKRENLGPLAGIPIGVKDIIDIEGAITGCGFKPFEDPESPRVATSTAPLVQRLLDAGAVLLAKTTTTQFACFDPTETRNPWNLYRTPGGSSSGSAAAVASGMCLAAIGTQTGGSVTRPAAYCGVVGFKPGYDTLPMEGIFPVSKRLDQPGFFTRSIEDARLLWELTRSTSATPTTTRETLRIGHLNFYFHDYAARRMREMMESVIGKLTGVGHEVIPTGREIDFDAIIFHHRNIMNFEAGEVHRERFLQYTQHYQPGITSLIQAGLQLPITEYQQSCSVQDHYCKNADDYFRDFDLLICPATLDEAPPLASTGDPRFNAPWSFLGLPTVTIPVQLSDAGLPLGLQIIGPKGSEDQLLEYVTQISISQRKS, from the coding sequence ATGCCCAATCTCTTCCCCACGCCCGGCGAAACCATCACTGGTCTGCAACCTGATTTGAAGTCAGGAACGACGACGCCTTACACCGTCACTGTCAATGCTCTTGATCGTATTATGCGTGATGAGATGGAAGTCCAGGCGCTCGTTCGAATGTTCGAACCGGAAGCTCTGGCTCTCTCCAGTGAACAGACAGTCGCCCTGCAGAAAAGAGAGAACCTGGGGCCGTTGGCCGGAATCCCCATCGGTGTGAAAGACATCATCGATATTGAAGGGGCGATCACCGGATGCGGTTTCAAACCGTTTGAAGATCCAGAGTCGCCACGGGTAGCGACTTCCACAGCTCCGCTTGTTCAGCGACTTCTCGATGCCGGTGCGGTACTGCTTGCCAAAACGACGACGACCCAGTTCGCCTGCTTTGATCCCACGGAGACACGGAACCCGTGGAACCTCTATCGCACTCCGGGTGGTTCTTCAAGTGGTTCGGCTGCGGCAGTGGCGAGTGGAATGTGTCTCGCGGCTATTGGAACTCAGACAGGCGGCTCCGTCACCCGACCTGCGGCCTATTGTGGAGTGGTCGGCTTCAAACCGGGGTACGATACGCTCCCGATGGAAGGAATATTCCCTGTTTCCAAACGTCTCGACCAGCCTGGTTTCTTCACTCGTTCAATCGAAGATGCACGGCTCTTATGGGAACTGACTCGTTCCACTTCGGCCACACCCACGACCACTCGTGAGACCTTACGAATCGGTCACTTGAATTTCTATTTCCACGACTACGCCGCGCGGCGAATGCGGGAGATGATGGAATCGGTGATCGGCAAACTGACTGGTGTGGGGCATGAGGTTATACCCACCGGTCGTGAGATCGATTTCGATGCCATCATCTTTCACCATCGAAACATCATGAACTTCGAAGCCGGAGAAGTACACCGCGAGCGATTCCTTCAATACACACAACATTATCAACCCGGAATCACCAGTCTAATTCAAGCGGGTCTACAATTACCCATCACGGAATACCAGCAAAGCTGTAGCGTTCAGGATCATTATTGCAAGAACGCCGACGACTACTTCCGTGATTTTGACCTGCTGATCTGTCCGGCCACTCTTGATGAAGCTCCACCGCTGGCATCCACTGGCGATCCCCGGTTTAACGCCCCCTGGAGTTTTCTCGGACTTCCCACAGTTACGATCCCAGTTCAACTTTCGGACGCCGGATTGCCGCTCGGATTGCAAATTATTGGCCCAAAAGGAAGTGAAGATCAGTTATTGGAGTATGTGACTCAGATCTCGATTTCCCAACGGAAGTCCTGA
- a CDS encoding DJ-1/PfpI family protein: MSKVLLIIGDATEVLDTMYPYFRIPEDDFECVVAAPEVRLYHMVMHEKPPGWDITQESAGYHLQSDIAFKDINPDDYVGMFISGGRAPEYIRYDQDLLKVTQVIMDQNKPVASVCHGIEILAAADRLKGRTATTVAKCALDVTFAGGKYVDEQTVVDGNLVSARVWMDNTTLLKEFMRMLKEYRAANC, from the coding sequence ATGTCCAAAGTTCTGCTGATTATTGGTGATGCTACTGAAGTCCTCGATACGATGTATCCCTATTTCCGGATACCGGAGGACGACTTCGAATGCGTTGTCGCCGCGCCCGAAGTCCGACTTTATCACATGGTCATGCACGAAAAACCACCAGGTTGGGACATCACCCAGGAATCGGCCGGGTACCATCTGCAATCCGATATCGCTTTCAAAGACATCAACCCGGACGACTACGTTGGTATGTTCATTTCCGGCGGACGGGCACCCGAATACATCCGCTACGACCAGGACCTGCTCAAAGTGACTCAGGTCATAATGGATCAGAACAAGCCCGTCGCCTCGGTTTGTCACGGCATTGAAATCCTCGCCGCTGCTGATCGCCTGAAAGGTCGGACCGCGACAACAGTTGCCAAGTGTGCCCTGGACGTTACCTTCGCTGGTGGGAAATATGTCGATGAACAAACCGTCGTCGATGGTAACCTTGTCAGTGCTCGCGTCTGGATGGACAACACCACGTTGTTAAAAGAATTCATGCGTATGCTCAAAGAGTATCGCGCCGCGAACTGCTAA
- a CDS encoding divalent metal cation transporter has protein sequence MSSDPSSSEPTDSAGGLSALELEKQQLRELNQKPAIPRFLGYVKLSGPGWLQSALTLGGGSLASGLYLGVLTGYSLLWLQPLAMILGVIMLASLSYLTLSTGERTFRAINYHVSPVLGWGWLIGSMMANMVWALPQYSLATAAIKQNLMPEVFGSMEGNTANYILVPIILVISTAITWSYGSGHWGVRLYERMLKITVALVVLCFMLVVGRMVVAGELILSDLFAGFIPSPGSLTEPSPEYQALLAEIEVANQPYWREYILNQQFDIAMAAFATAVGINMTFLLAYSTLGRNWGKEHRPLSIFDLSTGMFIPFLLATTCVVVSAGNRFHAQPFRNLLETVNGTLEEGQDPASDKVVGAYKKLLNERVAADIKADDSVDSSAWLPKEWDSQVQARMATDTISDAEKYLASTLVKRDSFDLSRSLEPLFGGKLFADIIFGIGVLGMAMSTISLLMLVSGFCVCEALNVPSTGWTFRLGTLAAATGALGPFFWTEAAPYLAVPTSVFGLVLLPIAYASFFFLMNSKSYMKEELPTGTKKLLWNILMLCSTLTAIVASTYAIWDKAGWMGIAGLTLFVTAAVMTWRKR, from the coding sequence ATGTCTTCCGATCCCTCCTCCTCTGAACCAACAGATTCGGCCGGTGGCCTTTCCGCGTTGGAACTCGAAAAACAGCAACTACGGGAATTGAATCAAAAACCAGCGATTCCTCGATTTCTGGGTTATGTCAAACTGTCTGGACCGGGCTGGTTGCAGAGCGCGCTTACCCTGGGTGGTGGTTCTCTGGCATCCGGGCTCTATTTGGGCGTATTGACGGGTTACAGCCTCCTCTGGTTGCAACCACTGGCGATGATTCTCGGAGTCATCATGTTAGCGAGCCTCAGCTACCTGACGCTTTCTACCGGGGAACGGACTTTTCGTGCAATCAATTATCATGTCAGCCCCGTTCTGGGATGGGGTTGGTTGATCGGTTCCATGATGGCCAACATGGTTTGGGCACTTCCGCAGTACTCGCTGGCCACCGCCGCGATTAAACAGAATTTAATGCCAGAAGTTTTCGGTTCGATGGAAGGCAATACGGCTAATTATATTCTGGTGCCCATTATTCTGGTGATCTCGACTGCGATCACCTGGAGTTATGGCAGCGGGCATTGGGGTGTTCGATTATATGAACGTATGCTGAAAATAACCGTAGCCCTCGTGGTACTCTGCTTCATGCTGGTTGTCGGGCGGATGGTTGTTGCCGGTGAACTAATATTGAGTGATCTCTTCGCTGGATTTATTCCCTCCCCTGGATCGCTGACAGAGCCTTCACCTGAATACCAGGCTTTACTGGCTGAGATTGAAGTCGCCAATCAACCTTACTGGCGTGAATATATTCTGAATCAACAGTTCGACATCGCTATGGCCGCGTTTGCGACTGCTGTGGGAATCAATATGACGTTTCTCCTTGCTTATTCCACTTTAGGGAGGAACTGGGGTAAAGAACACCGCCCGCTTTCCATTTTCGATTTGAGTACCGGAATGTTCATTCCGTTTCTACTGGCAACGACTTGTGTTGTCGTATCGGCTGGAAACCGTTTCCATGCTCAGCCATTCCGGAATTTATTGGAAACTGTAAACGGCACACTCGAAGAAGGTCAGGATCCTGCCAGCGATAAAGTCGTCGGTGCTTATAAGAAGCTACTGAACGAACGCGTCGCTGCGGACATCAAAGCAGATGATTCCGTCGATTCGTCAGCATGGTTACCGAAAGAATGGGACAGCCAGGTTCAGGCCAGAATGGCGACTGATACCATCAGTGATGCAGAAAAATATCTCGCTTCAACACTGGTAAAACGAGACTCGTTCGATTTATCTCGTTCACTTGAGCCCCTGTTCGGTGGGAAGCTGTTTGCTGATATCATTTTCGGGATTGGTGTATTGGGAATGGCCATGTCCACCATCTCTTTGCTGATGTTGGTTTCCGGTTTCTGCGTGTGTGAAGCCTTGAATGTTCCATCCACAGGTTGGACCTTCCGTCTCGGGACTTTGGCCGCTGCAACAGGGGCATTGGGGCCCTTCTTCTGGACGGAGGCAGCTCCCTACCTGGCCGTGCCAACGTCGGTCTTTGGACTCGTGTTGCTGCCCATCGCGTACGCGTCTTTCTTCTTCCTGATGAACTCGAAAAGCTATATGAAAGAGGAATTGCCGACAGGGACGAAGAAGCTGTTGTGGAACATATTAATGCTCTGTTCCACATTGACGGCGATCGTCGCCAGTACTTATGCGATCTGGGATAAGGCAGGTTGGATGGGGATCGCTGGGCTGACACTCTTTGTGACGGCTGCAGTAATGACTTGGCGTAAACGCTAG
- a CDS encoding SGNH/GDSL hydrolase family protein, with product MRSNKKLLSFLPLCCLLLMAALHAAETPTADEVDERREMVVEADRILMLGDSITWAGSYVTDIDLWLRTQDWVGEMPLVINTGLSSETVSGLTEEGHAGGKFPRPDLATRIDSVLATTKPDLVFACYGMNCGIYKPLDEQRFASYKAGIRMVQAKVNAAGAKLILVTPPYFDDQVAKKDFSYNAVLDAYSDWLVTLREEGQPVIDLHDSMQAEVESRRKSDPQFTFQKDSIHPDSAGHWAMAQPIIRWFGDEESANAESPAAMLIEVENADKVVGLAHQRMSVLRNAYLTAAGHDRPGVPEGKAVEDAEKEAEKLNEQLNAALKQ from the coding sequence ATGCGCTCCAATAAAAAACTGCTTTCTTTTCTTCCCCTTTGTTGTTTACTTTTGATGGCTGCTCTTCATGCCGCCGAAACGCCAACAGCAGACGAAGTTGACGAACGACGAGAAATGGTCGTCGAGGCGGATCGGATTCTGATGCTGGGCGACAGCATTACCTGGGCGGGGTCGTATGTGACGGACATCGATCTCTGGTTGCGGACACAGGATTGGGTTGGTGAGATGCCGCTGGTCATCAACACCGGGCTCAGCAGCGAGACGGTTTCTGGGCTGACGGAAGAAGGTCATGCGGGTGGTAAGTTCCCTCGTCCCGATCTGGCGACCCGGATTGATAGCGTGCTGGCAACGACGAAACCAGATTTGGTCTTCGCTTGTTACGGTATGAACTGCGGCATTTATAAACCATTGGATGAGCAGCGATTCGCCAGTTACAAAGCAGGAATCCGCATGGTTCAGGCGAAAGTCAATGCGGCGGGGGCTAAGCTGATTCTCGTCACTCCCCCCTACTTCGATGATCAGGTTGCGAAGAAAGACTTTTCTTACAACGCGGTGCTTGATGCTTATTCCGACTGGTTGGTGACGTTGCGAGAAGAAGGTCAACCTGTGATCGATCTCCATGACTCTATGCAGGCCGAAGTCGAATCCCGCCGAAAATCTGACCCACAGTTTACGTTTCAAAAAGACTCCATTCATCCCGATTCGGCCGGGCACTGGGCGATGGCTCAACCGATTATTCGTTGGTTCGGTGATGAAGAGAGTGCGAATGCCGAATCACCTGCGGCGATGTTAATTGAAGTAGAGAATGCAGACAAAGTCGTCGGACTGGCGCATCAGCGCATGTCCGTTCTTCGAAATGCCTATCTCACTGCTGCCGGTCACGACCGTCCCGGTGTTCCGGAAGGAAAAGCTGTGGAAGACGCCGAGAAAGAAGCGGAAAAGCTGAACGAGCAATTAAACGCGGCGCTAAAACAATAG